A genomic region of Trifolium pratense cultivar HEN17-A07 linkage group LG3, ARS_RC_1.1, whole genome shotgun sequence contains the following coding sequences:
- the LOC123916760 gene encoding zinc finger SWIM domain-containing protein 7 — MSESNLVADQVWKEIQSTHTVNDDQLYILHFLFGKNFEGATRIVDQRGVKRICGQPSGRFIFQVTGESRKKDQYLCFAENFCACYSFFYDVVNRGEQLCCKHQLAARLAASLGSYVEVKVSDEELALLLSKI; from the exons ATGAGTGAAAGTAATTTGGTTGCAGATCAAGTGTGGAAGGAAATTCAATCTACACACACAG TGAATGATGATCAACTTTATAT TTTACATTTCTTGTTTGGTAAGAACTTTGAAGGAGCTACTAGAATAGTGGATCAAAGAGGTGTCAAGAGGATTTGTGGTCAACCTAGTGGAAGGTTTATCTTTCAG GTTACAGGGGAATCCAGGAAAAAAGACCAGTATCTATGTTTTGCTGAAAACTTTTGCGCCTGTTATTCTTTCTTCTATGATGTTGTCAACAGAGGGGAACAACTTTGT TGTAAGCATCAATTAGCTGCAAGACTTGCTGCATCGTTGGGATCGTATGTCGAAGTCAAGGTGTCTGATGAGGAACTAGCTTTGTTGCTATCCAAAATATAG
- the LOC123916753 gene encoding cell division cycle protein 123 homolog isoform X2, producing the protein MQNMKEEDVNRCQIQEWYPNFKSVSVKTIIHQLPESFIQYLLDDSGPFLLPVSVLNEDALPNRIHNPIDEEDFQVSEGSDDDEADESSPPPSFPELELQVKESIESLGGSVFPKLNWSAPKDSAWISTSATLRCTTFSEIALLFRASDSLVHDLCHAYDSCQDKSSSRPHNFFLALRKWYPSLKPEMEFRCFVRNHKLIGISQREVTTFYPVLVEKKDDLLLQIQGFFNNCVRTKFELENYAFDIYVTNNERVKIVDFNTWGGFTLSLLFTWDELEHIHSEEEDDVEFRIVEDRCGVRPGLKTAVPYDYLDTSSGSGWDQFLRNADEELRQQSRSTEAGA; encoded by the coding sequence ATGCAGAATATGAAAGAGGAAGATGTGAATCGTTGCCAGATTCAGGAATGGTACCCAAATTTCAAATCTGTATCCGTCAAGACTATAATTCATCAACTTCCTGAATCTTTCATTCAATACCTTCTTGACGACTCAGGACCCTTCCTATTGCCTGTTTCTGTCTTAAACGAAGATGCATTGCCCAATAGAATTCATAATCCTATTGACGAAGAAGattttcaggtatcagagggatctgatgatgatgaagcaGATGAATCTTCTCCACCCCCTTCTTTTCCAGAACTCGAGTTGCAAGTTAAGGAATCCATCGAGTCGCTTGGGGGTTCAGTTTTTCCCAAGTTGAATTGGAGTGCTCCAAAAGATTCAGCTTGGATAAGTACTTCTGCTACCCTTCGCTGTACCACTTTCAGCGAGATCGCACTTCTGTTCCGAGCATCTGACTCATTAGTCCATGACTTATGCCATGCTTATGATTCTTGCCAAGATAAATCCTCGTCTAGACCGCATAATTTCTTCCTTGCTCTACGTAAATGGTATCCGTCCCTTAAGCCAGAGATGGAATTTCGTTGTTTTGTGCGGAATCACAAACTAATCGGAATCTCTCAGCGAGAAGTTACTACTTTTTATCCCGTTCTTGTTGAAAAGAAGGATGATCTCTTATTACAGATACAAGGATTTTTCAACAATTGCGTGAGAACTAAATTTGAGTTAGAAAACTACGCATTTGATATTTACGTTACAAACAATGAAAGAGTTAAGATTGTGGATTTCAACACTTGGGGTGGCTTTACACTGTCATTGTTGTTTACGTGGGATGAATTAGAACATATTCacagtgaagaagaagatgatgtggAGTTTAGAATCGTCGAAGATCGTTGTGGTGTTAGGCCAGGTCTTAAAACAGCAGTTCCATATGATTATTTGGATACCAGTTCAGGAAGTGGTTGGGATCAATTTCTCAGAAATGCTGATGAAGAGTTAAGACAGCAATCCAGGTCTACCGAAGCTGGTGCATGA
- the LOC123916753 gene encoding uncharacterized protein LOC123916753 isoform X1: protein MQNMKEEDVNRCQIQEWYPNFKSVSVKTIIHQLPESFIQYLLDDSGPFLLPVSVLNEDALPNRIHNPIDEEDFQVSEGSDDDEADESSPPPSFPELELQVKESIESLGGSVFPKLNWSAPKDSAWISTSATLRCTTFSEIALLFRASDSLVHDLCHAYDSCQDKSSSRPHNFFLALRKWYPSLKPEMEFRCFVRNHKLIGISQREVTTFYPVLVEKKDDLLLQIQGFFNNCVRTKFELENYAFDIYVTNNERVKIVDFNTWGGFTLSLLFTWDELEHIHSEEEDDVEFRIVEDRCGVRPGLKTAVPYDYLDTSSGSGWDQFLRNADEELRQQSRSTEAATQRKTLILRRKNRQRKKSKAMSDRISRLQDEILCHILSFVTTKEAVATSVLSKRWTHLWIYVPNIDFNISVDNSRSNYKFNESVYSVLASRDAVGSNVDSFRLDIEYGNPHLGHNCGFPNIVRWINLVVQRKLKHLYLHLYFGKYDDDDLDEDVSLPKLPISIFTCKTLVSLNLYRFHVEGFSFSSIGFGFPSLKTLILEDIDFSKGRDFLLLLSGCPNLEDLQLYDMFFTFANDHLALQEFKSLSLPKLTRADISPHFWFVFPLKALSTSKPTCLDTLKLYAKDHEVVEVNQLQRLYSDIRIFHNLTYLQLQLTNRQ from the exons ATGCAGAATATGAAAGAGGAAGATGTGAATCGTTGCCAGATTCAGGAATGGTACCCAAATTTCAAATCTGTATCCGTCAAGACTATAATTCATCAACTTCCTGAATCTTTCATTCAATACCTTCTTGACGACTCAGGACCCTTCCTATTGCCTGTTTCTGTCTTAAACGAAGATGCATTGCCCAATAGAATTCATAATCCTATTGACGAAGAAGattttcaggtatcagagggatctgatgatgatgaagcaGATGAATCTTCTCCACCCCCTTCTTTTCCAGAACTCGAGTTGCAAGTTAAGGAATCCATCGAGTCGCTTGGGGGTTCAGTTTTTCCCAAGTTGAATTGGAGTGCTCCAAAAGATTCAGCTTGGATAAGTACTTCTGCTACCCTTCGCTGTACCACTTTCAGCGAGATCGCACTTCTGTTCCGAGCATCTGACTCATTAGTCCATGACTTATGCCATGCTTATGATTCTTGCCAAGATAAATCCTCGTCTAGACCGCATAATTTCTTCCTTGCTCTACGTAAATGGTATCCGTCCCTTAAGCCAGAGATGGAATTTCGTTGTTTTGTGCGGAATCACAAACTAATCGGAATCTCTCAGCGAGAAGTTACTACTTTTTATCCCGTTCTTGTTGAAAAGAAGGATGATCTCTTATTACAGATACAAGGATTTTTCAACAATTGCGTGAGAACTAAATTTGAGTTAGAAAACTACGCATTTGATATTTACGTTACAAACAATGAAAGAGTTAAGATTGTGGATTTCAACACTTGGGGTGGCTTTACACTGTCATTGTTGTTTACGTGGGATGAATTAGAACATATTCacagtgaagaagaagatgatgtggAGTTTAGAATCGTCGAAGATCGTTGTGGTGTTAGGCCAGGTCTTAAAACAGCAGTTCCATATGATTATTTGGATACCAGTTCAGGAAGTGGTTGGGATCAATTTCTCAGAAATGCTGATGAAGAGTTAAGACAGCAATCCAGGTCTACCGAAGCTG CGACGCAGCGCAAAACCCTAATTCTGCGAAGAAAAAATCGGCAGCGGAAAAAATCAAAAGCAATGTCAGATAGGATAAGTAGATTACAAGATGAGATTCTTTGCCACATTCTCTCATTTGTGACCACAAAAGAAGCAGTTGCAACGAGCGTTTTGTCAAAGAGGTGGACTCATCTTTGGATCTACGTTCCAAATATTGACTTCAACATCAGTGTGGATAACAGTAGATCTAATTACAAATTTAATGAATCTGTGTACTCTGTTCTAGCCTCCCGAGATGCCGTCGGCTCTAATGTTGACAGTTTCCGCCTCGACATTGAATACGGTAACCCTCATCTTGGCCATAATTGCGGTTTTCCCAATATCGTCAGATGGATCAACCTTGTTGTTCAACGCAAACTCAAGCATCTTTATCTACATCTATACTTCGGTAAATACGATGATGACGATCTTGATGAAGATGTTTCCTTACCCAAATTGCCTATTAGCATCTTCACCTGCAAAACCCTGGTAAGTCTCAACCTCTATCGGTTCCATGTGGagggtttttctttttcttccattggatttggatttccCTCACTCAAAACCCTTATTTTGGAAGACATTGACTTCTCTAAAGGTCGAGATTTTCTTTTGCTTCTATCTGGATGTCCAAATCTTGAGGATCTACAACTATATGATATGTTTTTTACTTTTGCCAACGATCATCTTGCCCTTCAAGAGTTTAAAAGCTTAAGCTTACCCAAATTGACTAGAGCAGATATATCTCCACATTTTTGGTTCGTTTTTCCTCTGAAAGCACTTTCAACTTCTAAGCCTACGTGCTTAGATACATTGAAGTTGTATGCAAAAGACCACGAAGTCGTTGAG GTGAATCAGCTGCAGCGCCTTTACAGTGACATTCGCATCTTTCATAATTTGACCTACTTGCAATTGCAGCTCACCAATAGACAATAG
- the LOC123916759 gene encoding phytolongin Phyl1.1: MDSIQNKVHYCCVAKGNQILYAYSGGGEEAEKVAALCLEAAPPFHRWYFETICKKTYGLLMEDGYVYFTIVDEGLGSSVVLRFLEHVRDEFRKVARKGSRGFSSNMNSVYVQEKLVPVIRNLITSLENVSHNWRDETSSSGPSPSPSNLNGQIESAVSTKAPLLGKSSKPEKKKVKDHVIAMRDVELEEHRKSTDKGTRADSGNLDGISQGGAGASSSLQKDSGSMRMRSGPQNVRKKWWRQVRIVLAIDAAICIILFVIWLVICRGISCIR; the protein is encoded by the coding sequence ATGGATTCAATTCAAAATAAGGTTCACTACTGTTGTGTTGCTAAAGGTAACCAAATCTTGTATGCGTATAGTGGTGGAGGTGAAGAAGCTGAGAAAGTCGCAGCCTTGTGCTTGGAGGCGGCTCCTCCTTTCCACAGGTGGTATTTTGAGACAATATGTAAAAAAACTTATGGGCTTCTAATGGAAGATGGATATGTTTACTTCACGATTGTAGATGAAGGTCTTGGTAGCTCGGTAGTTCTTCGGTTTTTAGAACATGTTAGAGATGAATTCAGAAAGGTAGCTAGAAAAGGTTCAAGGGGATTTTCGTCGAACATGAATTCGGTATACGTTCAAGAGAAACTGGTTCCTGTCATCCGGAATCTGATCACTTCTCTAGAGAATGTCTCACATAATTGGAGAGACGAAACTTCCTCGTCTGGTCCGTCTCCATCACCAAGTAATTTGAATGGACAAATTGAAAGTGCTGTTTCAACAAAAGCCCCGTTATTGGGAAAATCTAGCAAGCCAGAGAAGAAGAAAGTAAAGGATCATGTGATTGCAATGAGAGATGTTGAGTTAGAGGAGCATCGAAAATCTACGGATAAAGGAACAAGGGCTGATTCAGGAAATTTGGACGGTATTAGCCAAGGTGGCGCAGGTGCATCTTCTTCTTTGCAAAAGGATTCTGGTTCGATGAGGATGAGGTCGGGCCCTCAAAATGTTCGTAAGAAATGGTGGCGCCAAGTGCGGATTGTTCTAGCTATTGATGCAGCTATATGTATAATATTATTCGTCATCTGGTTAGTAATATGTCGTGGTATATCATGCATTCGATAG
- the LOC123916752 gene encoding serine/threonine-protein kinase D6PKL1-like, which yields MNTSVNTCEIVELSEEIFPEFEMGGKPESSCSYKLGKRYSIEDDINRLFQAIEIKSSSRGHSISRSQKSALKRPIKVCPSQASGIGIAEPVSLKQALRGLCISQASEMAALKRPSKQCSSSRVSEVGTVKKLVEISLVPEISTPSGKFPDVAISSSSANHSIRVVNDASSKEMTNRFVSRDQIVPLPPEVEAGNTAIRTEEVLEVKTNPATSSKSCFDSSMLDKDRVENSHCASCPPSTRNDGGVDKSSSISTCLAKPIFNNMNFFKKKVKKDLCSASSCATSSSDKGSGNSDLKHEVKENDKQSTCSSNHSIEVNSVNVSRDSSKPSSSLNCNKKTKFLVTKVDEKSRSKEKGEFSQSSKSSMGEYSTSSTSISEESNLSSSNRSGQRPHMSKHSRWEAIRAVQQQHGNLNLRHFRMRRKIGSGDIGTVYLAELIGTSCFFALKVMDNEFLASRKKTFRVQTEREILQMLDHPFLPTLYSYINTDKLSCLVMEYCPGGDLHVLRQRQTYKSFSEQASRFYVAEVLLALEYLHMMGVVYRDLKPENILVREDGHIMLTDFDLSLRCSVNPMLVKSSSPEADATKKISSPCSGASCIHPFCLQPDWQVSCFTPILLSPGAKSRKMKADISAQVGPLPQLVVEPTEARSNSFVGTYEYLAPEIIKGEGHGNAVDWWTFGILLFELLYGKTPFKGPSNDDTLSNIVSQSLKFPGTPIVSFHARDLIRGLLIKDPENRLGSIKGAAEIKQHPFFVNLNWALIRCAAPPELPKFRDFGTSASSMATHKENANDLEDIDDCEEFELF from the exons ATGAATACATCTGTCAATACGTGTGAGATCGTTGAATTAAGTGAAGAGATATTTCCCGAGTTTGAAATGGGTGGAAAACCTGAGAGTAGTTGTTCCTACAAATTAGGAAAAAGGTACTCGATTGAGGATGATATTAATCGTCTTTTCCAAGCTATTGAGATTAAAAGTTCATCAAGAGGTCATAGTATATCGAGATCGCAAAAGAGTGCTCTTAAAAGACCGATCAAAGTTTGTCCGTCTCAGGCGTCTGGAATTGGCATCGCGGAGCCGGTAAGTTTGAAACAGGCACTTAGAGGATTGTGCATCTCTCAGGCATCAGAAATGGCTGCTTTGAAGAGACCATCAAAGCAATGCAGCTCGTCTAGAGTATCAGAGGTTGGCACGGTAAAAAAGTTGGTTGAAATCTCCCTAGTGCCAGAGATATCTACGCCTTCTGGTAAATTTCCCGATGTAGCAATATCAAGCTCGAGTGCTAACCATTCCATTCGCGTGGTCAATGATGCAAGCTCAAAAGAAATGACAAATAGGTTTGTATCCCGAGATCAGATCGTTCCTCTTCCACCGGAGGTTGAAGCTGGCAACACAGCAATAAGAACCGAGGAAGTGCTAGAGGTCAAAACGAATCCTGCTACCTCGAGTAAATCTTGTTTTGATTCTTCGATGCTGGATAAGGATCGAGTGGAAAATTCACATTGTGCATCTTGTCCACCTAGCACTAGAAATGATGGTGGAGTCGACAAATCCTCAAGCATTAGTACATGTTTGGCAAAGCCAATATTCAATAACATGAACTTTTTTaagaaaaaggtaaaaaaagACCTATGTTCTGCCTCGAGCTGCGCTACTAGTAGTTCTGACAAGGGGAGTGGAAATTCTGATCTTAAGCATGAAGTGAAAGAAAATGATAAACAATCTACGTGCAGTTCGAATCATAGCATTGAAGTTAACTCAGTTAATGTTAGTAGAGATTCAAGTAAACCTAGTTCTAGTTTGAATTGCAATAAGAAAACTAAGTTTCTTGTTACAAAAGTTGATGAAAAATCAAGATCGAAGGAAAAGGGCGAGTTCTCGCAGAGCTCAAAAAGTAGCATGGGTGAGTATAGTACTAGTAGCACAAGCATCAGTGAGGAGAGCAATCTTAGCAGTTCAAATCGCAGTGGACAACGACCACACATGTCAAAGCACTCGAGATGGGAAGCTATTCGAGCAGTTCAACAGCAGCATGGTAACTTAAATTTGAGGCATTTCAGGATGCGAAGGAAGATCGGTAGTGGAGACATCGGAACTGTTTATCTTGCAGAACTAATTGGTACTAGCTGCTTTTTTGCATTGAAAGTTATGGACAATGAATTTTTGGCTAGCAGGAAGAAAACATTTAGGGTCCAAACTGAAAGAGAGATCCTTCAAATGCTGGATCATCCATTTCTTCCTACACTTTATTCGTATATCAATACGGATAAGCTCTCTTGCTTGGTCATGGAGTATTGTCCGGGCGGTGATCTGCATGTGCTGCGACAGAGGCAAACATACAAGAGCTTTTCGGAGCAAGCATCTAG GTTTTATGTTGCTGAAGTTCTTCTCGCCCTTGAGTATTTGCACATGATGGGAGTTGTATATCGAGATCTAAAGCCGGAAAATATCTTAGTACGCGAAGATGGACACATTATGCTGACAGATTTTGACTTGTCACTCAGATGTTCTGTTAATCCAATGTTAGTCAAATCATCTTCACCCGAAGCAGATGCGACAAAGAAGATCTCCAGTCCTTGTTCAGGGGCTAGCTGCATACACCCTTTTTGTCTCCAACCAGATTGGCAAGTTTCGTGCTTTACTCCTATTCTACTGTCTCCCGGAGCGAAATCTCGGAAGATGAAGGCTGACATAAGTGCTCAAGTTGGTCCACTGCCACAGCTTGTAGTTGAGCCTACCGAAGCACGGTCCAACTCATTCGTTGGAACGTACGAATATCTAGCTCCAGAGATCATCAAAGGTGAGGGACATGGGAATGCTGTAGATTGGTGGACTTTCGGTATACTTTTGTTTGAGCTTTTATACGGAAAAACTCCATTCAAAGGTCCATCAAATGATGATACATTATCCAACATCGTGTCGCAGAGCCTTAAGTTTCCAGGCACTCCTATAGTCAGTTTTCATGCAAGAGATTTGATCAGAGGATTGTTGATAAAGGATCCTGAAAATCGATTAGGTTCAATAAAAGGTGCTGCGGAAATTAAACAGCACCCTTTCTTCGTTAACCTCAACTGGGCTCTAATACGGTGTGCAGCACCACCGGAGCTCCCTAAGTTTCGCGATTTTGGAACTAGTGCTTCATCTATGGCTACACATAAGGAGAATGCAAATGATTTAGAGGATATAGATGATTGTGAAGAGTTTGAGCTGTTTTAG